A stretch of Bacteroidota bacterium DNA encodes these proteins:
- a CDS encoding competence/damage-inducible protein A produces the protein MKAIIIAIGDEILIGQVVDTNSIFISKQLYSVGVETLKSISIKDEPSQIINTLDQAFNEVDLVIFTGGLGPTKDDLTKHALSKYFDDEMVLNQEVLNHIEALFNRFGRKMSGLNREQALLPGKARLLHNEFGTAPGMIFEKDGKVAISLPGVPFEMKRLMTGYVIPFIEDKYHTENLVHKTVLTYGLPESELADKIHDWEINLPSDMKLAYLPSPGRVRLRLSLKGADKAGLIMRIEDEVEKLNMIIGDIVFGYDDEPIENIVAKLLTDKGRTVSTAESFTGGKIASMLTSVPGSSKYFHGSVVSYATQSKIDVLNVDEKIIGEHTVVSKEVAKIMAEKARGLFKTDFAISATGVAGPDRGEDGKDPGVAFIALATKEKTIVKEFNFGQPREKMQGRAVAMAFDMLRKELQ, from the coding sequence ATGAAGGCAATTATTATAGCAATTGGAGATGAAATATTGATAGGTCAGGTTGTCGATACTAATAGTATTTTTATTAGTAAACAACTTTATTCGGTAGGAGTTGAGACTTTGAAAAGTATCTCCATAAAAGATGAACCTTCTCAAATAATCAATACATTGGATCAGGCTTTTAATGAAGTGGATCTGGTGATTTTTACAGGTGGATTGGGGCCGACAAAAGATGACCTGACAAAGCATGCTCTCAGTAAGTATTTCGATGATGAAATGGTTTTAAATCAGGAAGTTTTAAATCATATTGAGGCATTGTTTAATCGCTTTGGGCGGAAAATGTCCGGTTTAAACAGAGAACAGGCTCTTTTGCCCGGTAAAGCAAGGCTTCTTCATAACGAGTTTGGAACAGCACCCGGAATGATTTTTGAAAAGGACGGTAAAGTTGCAATTTCATTACCGGGGGTGCCTTTCGAGATGAAGAGGTTGATGACCGGTTATGTTATTCCTTTTATTGAGGATAAATATCACACGGAAAATCTGGTTCACAAAACCGTACTTACATATGGTTTGCCGGAAAGCGAATTGGCTGATAAAATTCACGATTGGGAGATCAATTTACCTTCGGATATGAAATTGGCCTATCTGCCTTCACCCGGTAGAGTGCGGCTAAGACTATCGTTGAAAGGTGCGGATAAAGCCGGGTTAATTATGCGTATCGAAGATGAGGTGGAAAAGCTTAACATGATAATCGGTGATATAGTTTTTGGTTACGATGATGAGCCTATTGAAAATATCGTAGCAAAACTTCTGACCGATAAGGGACGTACTGTTTCAACTGCAGAAAGTTTTACCGGTGGCAAAATTGCCAGTATGTTAACTTCAGTGCCCGGCAGTTCAAAATATTTCCACGGGTCGGTGGTTAGCTATGCTACACAATCAAAAATAGATGTTCTGAACGTTGATGAAAAAATAATAGGGGAGCATACGGTTGTAAGTAAAGAAGTAGCAAAAATTATGGCAGAAAAAGCCAGAGGATTATTTAAAACTGATTTTGCAATTTCAGCTACCGGAGTAGCCGGACCCGACAGGGGAGAAGACGGTAAAGATCCGGGAGTAGCTTTTATTGCTCTTGCAACAAAA
- a CDS encoding LysM peptidoglycan-binding domain-containing protein: protein MRNFQRILLLIVMIGLSVSNSFAQGKSNTHTVKTGETVRSIAKKYKITPYDLIKINPDVKDPPVVGSKIIIPAQDGVSDNLQDATEGEKRVGDKVYHKVAPKETLYSLSKKYNVEIKDLYEANPSLVDGLKIGMTLLIPSSKKVVEVKRDASKFILHVIEPKETRWGLCHKYGITEEELIENNPKIAQSVNIGDTVWIPKSNVKEIVREEDINYNYTYYEVKPKDTNYGLSKKFGVDISVLKKENPNIAGGLQIGMVLKIPKAPREVYDTSKFEQKTYTNLPNDAKLSSKEKIEELDKFDIPRVVDVVMMLPFYLDKNAEIINDNSSHKEKTKSALKEGVEIGAPSIYPKSAIALDFYNGAMFAIDSLKRMGLSVRLRVFDTHKNLEEVKRILDNNDFSEVDVVIGPLYTENVEYVADRLKYDNVLVVSPLSKKLDLDNRFNLVQAMPTSYTTKNSVIKEIINGDSNSSNILIFGGLVDKAEVDFVESRLKSSLDSNKVSTYIAEENLVDREVVFELLEPNKDNVVVMASKSNVLITDVITALNQVTDSLPNRAFLLSRPKILDQLESDYLNTVSLTYPEDYFVDYEDAKAKEFDRDFKQKNKYLPSVFAYRGFDVTYDVLFSLGKSSNLEVGILQNNKRCVQGKFNYSKKPFGGYYNNSVFVIKYNNWRLEEVNN, encoded by the coding sequence ATGAGGAATTTTCAAAGAATTTTACTGCTAATCGTTATGATTGGTTTGTCAGTTAGTAATTCGTTTGCCCAGGGAAAGTCTAACACACATACTGTTAAGACAGGCGAGACAGTTAGGTCTATAGCAAAAAAATATAAAATAACTCCTTATGATCTAATTAAGATCAATCCTGATGTTAAGGATCCCCCGGTTGTTGGATCAAAAATTATTATTCCCGCGCAAGATGGTGTAAGTGATAATTTACAAGATGCTACAGAAGGAGAAAAAAGAGTCGGGGACAAAGTATATCATAAAGTCGCCCCAAAGGAAACTTTATATTCTTTGTCGAAAAAATATAATGTGGAAATAAAAGATCTTTATGAGGCAAATCCTTCCTTGGTTGATGGTCTGAAAATAGGGATGACCCTCTTGATTCCTAGTTCAAAAAAAGTGGTTGAGGTAAAAAGGGATGCCTCAAAGTTCATTCTACATGTAATAGAACCCAAGGAAACCCGTTGGGGATTGTGTCACAAGTATGGAATTACGGAAGAAGAACTTATCGAGAACAATCCAAAAATAGCGCAAAGCGTTAATATAGGAGATACAGTATGGATACCAAAGAGTAATGTTAAAGAAATTGTAAGGGAAGAAGATATTAATTATAACTACACTTATTACGAAGTTAAGCCAAAGGATACTAATTATGGATTAAGTAAAAAATTTGGTGTAGATATAAGTGTTCTAAAAAAGGAAAATCCAAATATAGCGGGTGGATTGCAAATAGGAATGGTGCTAAAAATTCCAAAAGCTCCCCGTGAAGTATATGATACAAGTAAATTTGAACAAAAAACATATACAAACCTGCCTAATGACGCTAAACTGTCATCGAAGGAGAAAATTGAAGAATTGGATAAGTTTGATATACCAAGGGTTGTGGATGTAGTGATGATGTTGCCTTTCTACCTTGATAAGAATGCCGAAATTATTAATGATAATTCAAGTCACAAGGAAAAAACTAAATCAGCTTTAAAAGAGGGTGTGGAAATAGGTGCTCCAAGTATATATCCTAAATCTGCAATTGCATTAGATTTTTATAACGGTGCAATGTTTGCCATTGATTCTTTAAAGCGAATGGGACTTTCTGTCAGACTTAGAGTTTTTGATACTCATAAAAACCTGGAAGAAGTAAAAAGGATTCTTGATAATAATGATTTTTCGGAAGTAGATGTTGTTATTGGTCCTCTGTATACCGAAAATGTTGAATATGTTGCCGACCGATTGAAGTATGACAATGTACTGGTAGTTTCTCCACTGTCGAAAAAGCTTGATTTGGATAACAGATTCAATCTTGTTCAGGCTATGCCTACATCATATACAACTAAAAATAGTGTTATAAAGGAAATAATTAACGGAGATAGTAATTCCAGTAATATTTTGATCTTTGGAGGACTGGTAGATAAAGCAGAGGTAGATTTTGTAGAGTCCAGATTAAAATCATCTCTGGATTCCAATAAAGTATCTACTTATATTGCTGAAGAAAATTTGGTAGACAGAGAAGTTGTGTTTGAGCTTTTAGAGCCTAATAAAGATAATGTTGTAGTTATGGCTTCTAAAAGTAATGTTTTAATTACCGATGTTATTACAGCTCTTAATCAGGTGACAGACTCATTGCCTAATCGTGCATTTTTACTGAGCAGACCAAAGATATTAGATCAGCTTGAAAGTGATTATTTAAATACTGTTTCTCTTACATATCCTGAGGATTATTTTGTGGATTATGAGGATGCTAAGGCTAAAGAGTTTGACCGGGATTTTAAACAGAAAAATAAATATTTACCCAGTGTTTTTGCATATCGGGGGTTTGATGTAACATACGATGTTTTATTTTCTTTGGGTAAAAGCAGTAATCTGGAAGTAGGTATTCTTCAAAATAATAAGAGATGCGTACAAGGAAAATTCAACTATTCCAAAAAACCTTTTGGTGGGTATTACAATAATTCTGTTTTTGTAATTAAATATAATAATTGGAGGTTAGAAGAAGTTAATAATTAG
- the guaA gene encoding glutamine-hydrolyzing GMP synthase has product MQEKILILDFGSQYTQLIARRVRELNIYCEIHPYNHLPEDLDQFKATILSGSPFSVRDENAPDIDLSNIRGEAPLLGVCYGAQYMAQKNGGEVLPSKIREYGRANLAHVDDSSELLKGIDVGSQVWMSHGDTIAKLPENFNIIASTSDVEVAAYKIEDEDTYAIQFHPEVYHSTDGKKLLENFLVGVVGCKQDWTPDHFVDNTVAELKAKIGKDKVVLGLSGGVDSTVAAVLLQQAIGDQLTCIFVDNGLLRKNEFESVLDQYEHMGLNIIGVDAKKRFYDALAGESDPEKKRKAIGKTFIEVFDDEAHKIEDVVWLGQGTIYPDVIESVSATGGPSATIKSHHNVGGLPDFMKLKIVEPLNTLFKDEVRRVGRSLGIDDELLGRHPFPGPGLAIRILGEITEERVRLLQEVDAVFINGLKEDGLYDKVWQAGAIFLPVNTVGVMGDERTYENAVALRAVESTDGMTADWVHLPYEFLAKVSNKIINQVKGVNRVVYDISSKPPATIEWE; this is encoded by the coding sequence ATGCAAGAAAAAATACTTATTCTCGATTTTGGATCACAGTATACACAACTTATTGCCCGCAGGGTTCGCGAGCTTAATATCTACTGTGAAATACATCCTTACAACCATTTACCGGAAGATTTAGATCAGTTTAAGGCAACTATCCTTTCAGGAAGCCCTTTTTCTGTACGTGATGAAAATGCACCGGATATAGATCTGTCAAATATTCGTGGAGAAGCACCGCTATTAGGAGTTTGTTATGGAGCCCAATATATGGCTCAGAAAAACGGTGGAGAAGTTTTACCTTCTAAAATCCGTGAATACGGTAGGGCAAATCTTGCTCATGTAGATGATTCTTCAGAATTACTTAAAGGAATTGATGTAGGCTCCCAGGTTTGGATGAGTCATGGAGATACAATCGCTAAACTTCCTGAGAACTTTAATATTATTGCCTCTACTTCTGATGTAGAAGTTGCTGCATATAAAATTGAAGATGAGGATACTTATGCAATACAGTTTCACCCGGAAGTTTACCATTCTACTGATGGTAAGAAATTGTTGGAAAACTTCCTTGTTGGTGTAGTGGGATGTAAGCAGGACTGGACTCCTGATCATTTTGTAGATAATACAGTTGCTGAGTTGAAGGCTAAGATCGGAAAAGACAAAGTTGTTTTAGGTCTTTCTGGGGGTGTTGATTCTACGGTTGCAGCTGTTTTGTTACAACAGGCTATAGGCGATCAGTTAACATGTATTTTTGTTGATAACGGATTGCTTCGTAAAAATGAATTTGAAAGTGTGCTGGATCAATACGAGCACATGGGATTAAATATAATTGGAGTAGACGCTAAAAAACGGTTTTACGATGCTTTAGCAGGAGAATCTGATCCGGAAAAGAAAAGAAAGGCCATAGGAAAAACATTTATAGAGGTGTTCGATGATGAGGCTCATAAAATTGAAGATGTAGTTTGGCTTGGTCAGGGTACTATCTATCCTGATGTAATTGAATCAGTTTCTGCTACCGGAGGTCCTTCGGCGACTATTAAATCGCATCATAATGTTGGTGGCTTACCCGATTTTATGAAGTTGAAAATTGTTGAGCCGCTAAATACTTTGTTTAAGGACGAAGTTCGAAGAGTTGGTAGGTCACTTGGTATTGATGATGAATTATTAGGCCGTCATCCATTCCCGGGACCGGGTCTGGCTATAAGAATTCTTGGTGAGATCACCGAAGAAAGGGTTAGACTTTTACAGGAAGTTGATGCTGTGTTTATAAACGGACTTAAAGAAGATGGTTTATATGATAAAGTTTGGCAAGCCGGAGCAATATTCCTGCCTGTTAACACAGTAGGTGTAATGGGTGATGAAAGAACCTATGAAAATGCCGTAGCACTCCGCGCTGTTGAATCTACAGACGGTATGACTGCTGACTGGGTTCATTTGCCATATGAATTCCTTGCTAAAGTGTCTAATAAAATAATTAACCAGGTTAAAGGTGTTAACAGAGTTGTTTACGATATTAGCTCTAAGCCACCTGCAACTATTGAGTGGGAATAA
- a CDS encoding dihydroorotase, producing the protein MKVLIKSAKVIAPESTFHNKVVDILIDNGKISNISDVIEVSDDATVVEKENLHISPGWFDPTVSFGEPGYEENETLESGMAAAAAGGYTAVGLLPNTYPAIDKKSDVEFLIKRSTYNPVSIYPIGALSKKREGVEISEAYDMSNYGAIGFGDDKSIENEKLMEVALLYNKTIGKPVLSFPDTASMSNGGQMNEGESSTNLGLKGIPNLSEELRVSRDLFLTEYAEGKLHFQNVSTAKSVSLIKEAKKKGLDVTAQVAIHNIYLDDSVLNEFETRFKVMPPLRTKNEIKAIIKGIKDGVIDFVSSDHRPKDIERKFKEFDLASFGTIGLESGFGALNKVLSGKLELHEVISLICDKPRKRFGVDVPAVEIDAKAELTLFNPDESIAFDQSQIKSLSKNSAFVGKELKGRVYGVLSNDELVLN; encoded by the coding sequence ATGAAGGTTCTCATAAAATCTGCAAAGGTTATTGCTCCCGAAAGTACATTTCACAATAAGGTTGTTGATATATTAATCGACAATGGTAAAATCAGCAATATTTCTGATGTAATAGAAGTATCTGACGATGCGACAGTTGTAGAAAAAGAAAATTTACATATTTCTCCGGGGTGGTTCGACCCGACAGTTAGTTTCGGTGAGCCCGGTTATGAAGAAAATGAGACACTGGAATCGGGGATGGCAGCCGCTGCTGCCGGCGGATATACAGCTGTTGGCTTGTTGCCCAATACCTATCCTGCTATTGATAAAAAATCGGATGTTGAGTTTTTAATTAAACGCAGTACATATAATCCTGTTAGTATTTATCCCATAGGGGCTTTGAGTAAGAAGCGCGAGGGGGTAGAGATTTCGGAGGCTTATGATATGAGTAACTACGGAGCAATTGGATTTGGCGACGATAAAAGTATAGAGAACGAAAAGCTGATGGAGGTTGCACTTTTGTATAATAAAACAATTGGGAAGCCTGTATTGTCTTTTCCCGACACAGCATCGATGTCGAACGGAGGACAGATGAATGAAGGAGAGAGCAGTACAAATCTCGGACTTAAAGGAATTCCGAATTTATCAGAAGAATTAAGAGTATCGCGTGATTTATTTCTCACGGAATATGCTGAAGGTAAACTGCATTTTCAGAATGTTTCTACAGCTAAATCGGTTTCTTTGATAAAAGAGGCGAAGAAAAAAGGTCTGGATGTTACGGCTCAGGTGGCAATTCACAATATTTACCTTGATGATTCTGTGCTAAATGAGTTTGAAACCAGATTCAAGGTAATGCCACCATTAAGAACAAAGAATGAAATCAAAGCTATTATAAAAGGAATTAAAGATGGTGTTATTGATTTTGTGAGCTCTGATCACAGGCCAAAAGATATAGAACGTAAGTTTAAGGAGTTTGATCTCGCTTCGTTTGGTACAATAGGGTTGGAATCAGGTTTTGGGGCCTTAAATAAAGTTTTATCCGGAAAGTTGGAATTGCACGAAGTAATTTCGCTAATCTGTGATAAGCCACGAAAAAGGTTTGGTGTTGATGTTCCTGCAGTTGAAATTGATGCTAAAGCCGAACTTACACTTTTCAATCCGGATGAGAGTATTGCATTTGACCAGAGTCAGATCAAATCTCTTTCTAAAAATTCAGCCTTTGTAGGTAAAGAATTAAAAGGGAGGGTTTATGGTGTGTTGTCGAATGATGAATTGGTGTTGAATTAG
- a CDS encoding BatA domain-containing protein — MEKLHFVHPEYLWGLFLLLIPIIIHLFNFRKAQKIFFTRVDLLEELKTRKKSFSSLRKRLILFSRMMMLLFFVLAAAYPYFSNEDLKKQNSRAVFLYLDNSFSMQAKRGEVSLFDIAKKDIENTYRDFKDAYKIYLLTNSAYSLIESEHDLTLELSKANYTHDSFSGLKAKTFVSDIAQREGILDYYTLIFSDFKEKKPQTDSLFSDMSVVEFTYWPENDYNISIDSIWFDNVTVSSGKFMLKYMLRNFGDETNTEVEFNEQVSFDNKVQQIVTRAVRVNRDTVFGIELSVPDDMKASGFVSIEDNSLEFDNEMFFSVDFNMKSKVLFVGQETSKTLNLILNDPFMELHNASHSNLSLVNLEDFDFVVYTINRTLPEAELKKVMNYIKSDNNILLLPGSDISYFDFNKFLNQIGLGNVSGMNKAEEFLTGINYDNDFFDDIFDSKVENFDYPQIENSFHLRVGKSHKLLSFDSGKPFLLQRENKNSSIFIFSAPIFDGDKAFINYDMSIPVLYKIVSSGLSGKLYNKVGDRNVQISGFADDLSLKLNNEFVDLYKASSEKALIPKIDRSGSFDIYSNDKVVKTVSYNYSRFENRNFNINRQQSSVSAKYDSLKKQGNVLYLWRWCLTFTFAFLLLEISLILFLKEKR, encoded by the coding sequence TTGGAAAAACTTCATTTTGTACATCCGGAATACCTTTGGGGGTTGTTTTTGTTATTAATCCCTATTATAATTCACCTTTTTAATTTCCGAAAGGCACAAAAGATATTTTTTACCAGAGTAGACCTCCTTGAGGAATTAAAGACCAGAAAGAAAAGTTTTTCATCGCTAAGAAAAAGGCTCATACTTTTTTCGAGAATGATGATGCTGTTGTTTTTTGTGCTGGCTGCTGCTTATCCGTATTTTAGTAATGAGGATTTGAAGAAGCAGAACAGTCGGGCTGTATTTTTATACCTTGATAATTCTTTCAGTATGCAGGCTAAGAGGGGAGAAGTTTCTTTATTTGATATAGCTAAGAAAGACATTGAAAATACTTATCGCGATTTTAAGGATGCATATAAAATTTACCTTTTAACCAACAGTGCTTATTCGTTAATAGAGAGTGAGCATGATCTGACTCTTGAGTTGAGTAAAGCGAATTATACCCATGATTCATTTTCGGGTCTAAAAGCAAAAACATTTGTTTCAGATATTGCCCAAAGGGAAGGTATACTGGATTATTATACCTTGATTTTTTCAGATTTTAAGGAAAAAAAGCCCCAAACAGATTCTTTGTTTTCTGATATGAGTGTTGTAGAGTTTACTTATTGGCCCGAAAACGATTATAACATTTCAATAGATTCTATTTGGTTTGATAACGTTACTGTTTCTTCCGGTAAATTCATGTTGAAATACATGTTGAGAAATTTTGGAGATGAAACGAACACCGAAGTGGAGTTTAACGAGCAGGTTAGTTTTGATAATAAGGTTCAGCAAATTGTTACTAGAGCAGTAAGAGTAAACAGAGATACTGTATTTGGAATAGAGTTGTCCGTACCTGACGATATGAAAGCTTCAGGATTTGTTTCTATCGAAGATAATTCATTGGAGTTTGATAATGAAATGTTCTTTTCCGTTGATTTTAACATGAAATCGAAGGTTCTTTTTGTGGGGCAGGAAACATCCAAGACCTTAAACCTTATACTGAATGATCCTTTTATGGAATTGCATAATGCCAGTCATAGTAATTTAAGTCTTGTAAATTTAGAAGACTTCGATTTTGTAGTTTACACAATAAACCGGACTTTACCTGAAGCAGAGTTGAAAAAGGTTATGAACTATATAAAATCAGACAATAATATTCTGTTGCTTCCCGGTAGTGATATTTCTTATTTTGACTTTAATAAGTTTTTAAATCAAATCGGATTAGGTAATGTGTCCGGAATGAACAAGGCTGAGGAGTTTTTAACCGGGATCAATTATGATAATGATTTTTTTGATGATATTTTTGATTCAAAAGTTGAGAATTTCGATTATCCTCAAATAGAAAACAGTTTTCATTTAAGGGTAGGCAAGAGTCATAAGCTTTTGTCATTCGACAGTGGGAAACCCTTTCTGCTGCAAAGAGAAAATAAGAATAGTAGTATTTTCATATTCTCAGCTCCAATTTTTGACGGAGATAAGGCGTTTATTAATTATGATATGTCAATACCTGTACTATATAAGATTGTTAGCTCAGGCTTAAGTGGTAAACTGTATAATAAGGTTGGAGACAGGAATGTGCAAATTAGCGGTTTTGCTGATGATTTGAGTTTGAAGCTTAATAATGAGTTTGTTGATTTGTATAAAGCGTCATCCGAAAAAGCATTGATTCCGAAGATTGACAGGTCAGGGTCTTTTGATATTTATTCTAATGACAAGGTAGTAAAGACTGTCAGTTATAATTATTCGAGGTTTGAAAATAGAAATTTTAATATTAACCGGCAGCAGAGTTCGGTATCAGCTAAATACGACAGTCTAAAAAAACAAGGTAATGTTTTATATCTTTGGAGATGGTGTCTTACCTTTACATTCGCTTTTTTGCTGCTGGAAATATCTTTAATTTTATTTTTAAAAGAGAAAAGATAA
- a CDS encoding alpha/beta hydrolase: MSLYKILIALVFLIAAIYFFGPKPESAVYNNDFPKLPSDLSLLADSIDKSEKSRGNIKKDNEAVIVFADDSLKQKTEWSLVYLHGFSASQMEGAPVHREFAKRYGMNLFLARLRDHGIDTSDALLDMTSERMWKSAKEALAVGEKLGDKVILMSTSTGGTLSLILAANFPEKVSALINFSPNIEINDPAAFILNDPWGLKIARLVKGSDYNVTGSETEESAKYWNNKYRLEAIVNLQELVESSMNKKTFKKVACPTLTVAYYKDEDNQDPTVKVEAQEWMSENISTSESKKRFVKLPDVGAHPLASGIYSKDLDSVRETINSFAEEVLELRTK, from the coding sequence ATGTCACTGTATAAAATATTAATCGCATTAGTCTTTCTGATTGCAGCTATTTACTTTTTTGGGCCAAAGCCGGAAAGCGCTGTTTACAATAATGATTTTCCTAAACTGCCATCTGATCTTTCTTTACTGGCAGACTCTATTGATAAATCAGAGAAATCAAGAGGTAATATAAAAAAAGATAACGAAGCTGTAATAGTTTTTGCTGATGACAGTTTGAAGCAGAAAACTGAGTGGTCATTAGTATATCTACATGGATTTTCTGCAAGTCAGATGGAGGGAGCCCCCGTTCACAGGGAGTTTGCCAAGAGATATGGGATGAATTTGTTCCTTGCCAGACTGAGAGATCACGGTATTGATACAAGTGATGCTCTTTTAGATATGACTTCGGAGAGAATGTGGAAGAGTGCAAAAGAAGCATTAGCCGTGGGAGAAAAACTCGGAGATAAAGTTATACTCATGAGTACTTCTACGGGAGGGACATTGTCACTGATTTTAGCAGCTAATTTTCCGGAGAAAGTATCAGCTTTGATTAATTTTTCGCCTAATATAGAGATAAATGATCCGGCGGCTTTTATATTGAATGACCCTTGGGGCTTGAAAATAGCGAGATTGGTAAAAGGAAGTGATTATAATGTAACAGGATCGGAAACTGAGGAATCGGCTAAATACTGGAATAATAAATACAGGCTCGAAGCTATCGTGAATTTGCAGGAACTTGTTGAATCTTCGATGAACAAAAAAACATTTAAGAAAGTAGCCTGTCCTACTCTCACTGTGGCTTATTATAAAGATGAAGATAATCAGGATCCAACAGTAAAGGTCGAGGCACAGGAATGGATGAGTGAAAATATTTCAACTTCGGAATCGAAAAAGAGATTTGTGAAATTACCTGATGTAGGAGCTCATCCACTTGCTTCGGGGATATATTCTAAAGATTTGGATTCAGTTAGAGAGACCATAAATTCATTTGCGGAAGAGGTGTTAGAGCTTCGGACTAAATAG